One region of Burkholderia pyrrocinia genomic DNA includes:
- a CDS encoding sll0787 family AIR synthase-like protein, with amino-acid sequence MSVDDRIATLRASRGFQHKHDISGVVAWLAAALPNGERDLAQAVALGDDCAAIPDADGYLLFAIEGMVGDFVESMPWFAGYSGVMANVSDIYAMGGRPIAVVDALWSDGIDAAQPVLAGMAAAASAYGVPIVGGHSNTRSAQGQLAVSILGRARALLSSFSARPGDRLMMAVDLRGAFEDPYPFWNASVGAPPARLRGDLEILPALAEDGLCDAAKDISMAGVLGTALMLVECSRVGARIDLDAIPRPPGVDFDRWLTAFPSYGFLMAARPAHVDTIVERFAARGLACAVIGDIDATREVVVEEAGKSAVLWDFRIEPFITGVSGGAR; translated from the coding sequence ATGAGTGTCGACGATCGTATCGCAACGCTGCGCGCAAGCCGGGGCTTCCAGCACAAGCACGACATTTCCGGCGTGGTTGCGTGGCTCGCAGCGGCATTGCCGAACGGCGAGCGGGATCTCGCTCAGGCCGTCGCGCTCGGTGACGACTGCGCGGCGATTCCGGACGCGGACGGCTACCTGTTGTTTGCGATCGAGGGCATGGTCGGCGATTTCGTCGAGTCGATGCCGTGGTTCGCCGGATACAGCGGCGTGATGGCGAATGTCAGCGACATCTACGCGATGGGTGGGCGGCCGATCGCCGTCGTCGATGCGTTGTGGAGCGACGGGATCGACGCCGCGCAGCCGGTGCTCGCCGGGATGGCCGCGGCTGCGTCGGCGTACGGCGTACCGATCGTCGGCGGCCACAGCAACACGCGCAGCGCGCAGGGGCAGCTGGCCGTATCGATCCTGGGTCGGGCGCGTGCGCTGCTGTCGAGCTTCAGCGCGCGGCCGGGCGATCGCCTGATGATGGCGGTCGACCTGCGCGGCGCGTTCGAGGATCCGTATCCGTTCTGGAATGCGTCGGTCGGCGCGCCGCCGGCCCGGCTGCGCGGCGATCTCGAGATTCTGCCGGCACTGGCTGAAGACGGGCTGTGCGATGCCGCGAAGGATATCTCGATGGCGGGCGTGCTCGGTACGGCGTTGATGCTCGTCGAGTGCTCGCGCGTCGGTGCGCGCATCGACCTCGACGCGATCCCGCGTCCGCCCGGCGTCGACTTCGATCGCTGGCTGACGGCCTTTCCGAGCTACGGATTCCTGATGGCGGCCCGGCCGGCGCATGTCGACACGATCGTGGAGCGCTTCGCCGCGCGCGGGCTCGCGTGCGCGGTGATCGGCGATATCGACGCAACCCGTGAGGTCGTCGTCGAAGAGGCTGGCAAATCGGCGGTGCTGTGGGATTTCCGGATCGAGCCGTTTATTACCGGCGTCAGCGGAGGTGCCCGATGA
- a CDS encoding MSMEG_0568 family radical SAM protein has product MTELQSVGLRLTDPRVGAASRRGGAGPSDHKAVTVDGVTIMVPVHTSTAWDSPFVAAEPDAAGVSLLSRGTIPIASISFPSSPRFYALQTLEGVPYSHIATLHGADVLATTVLQTCIRYESRRKTCQFCSIGQSLAAGRTIARKTPEQLAEVARAAVLLDGVKHMVLTTGTPPTPDRGARVLCESAFAIRAAVDLPIQAQCEPPDDDGWFDRMKASGIDTLGMHLEAVTPAVRERIMPGKASVSLSRYMAAFRAAVGVFGRGQVSTYILAGLGDSAAAILDMSRELIGLGVYPFVVPFVPISGTPLESHPAPSPDFMRAVLEPLGAMLRDAGMRSADIKAGCGKCGACSSLSTYEV; this is encoded by the coding sequence ATGACTGAACTGCAATCGGTCGGGCTGCGCCTCACGGATCCACGGGTTGGTGCCGCGAGCCGGCGCGGCGGCGCCGGGCCATCCGATCACAAGGCCGTGACGGTCGACGGTGTGACCATCATGGTGCCCGTGCACACGAGCACCGCGTGGGATTCGCCGTTCGTCGCGGCGGAACCTGATGCGGCGGGCGTCAGCCTGCTCTCGCGCGGCACCATCCCGATTGCGAGCATCAGCTTTCCGTCGAGCCCGCGCTTCTACGCGTTGCAGACGCTGGAGGGCGTGCCGTACTCGCACATCGCGACGCTGCATGGCGCCGACGTGCTTGCGACCACGGTATTGCAGACTTGCATTCGCTACGAGAGCCGGCGCAAGACCTGCCAGTTCTGCTCGATCGGCCAGTCGCTTGCGGCCGGCCGCACGATCGCCCGCAAGACACCTGAACAACTCGCCGAGGTTGCGCGTGCGGCGGTCCTGCTCGACGGCGTCAAGCACATGGTGTTGACGACCGGTACACCGCCGACGCCGGATCGCGGTGCGCGCGTGCTGTGCGAAAGCGCGTTCGCGATCAGGGCGGCCGTCGATCTCCCGATCCAGGCGCAATGCGAACCGCCCGACGACGACGGCTGGTTCGACCGGATGAAGGCAAGCGGGATCGATACGTTGGGCATGCATCTGGAAGCCGTGACGCCGGCCGTGCGCGAACGGATCATGCCGGGCAAGGCGAGCGTGTCGCTGTCCCGGTATATGGCGGCATTCCGCGCGGCCGTCGGCGTGTTCGGTCGCGGACAGGTCAGCACCTACATCCTGGCCGGGCTCGGCGACAGCGCGGCTGCGATTCTCGACATGTCGCGCGAACTGATCGGGTTGGGCGTCTATCCGTTCGTCGTGCCGTTCGTTCCGATCAGCGGCACGCCGCTGGAGAGTCATCCTGCACCGTCGCCGGACTTCATGCGGGCGGTGCTCGAGCCGCTCGGTGCGATGCTGCGCGACGCCGGAATGCGCTCCGCCGACATCAAGGCAGGTTGCGGAAAGTGCGGCGCCTGCTCGTCGCTGTCGACCTACGAGGTGTGA
- a CDS encoding Nit6803 family nitrilase: MSDKRIVRAAAVQIAPDLERAGGTLDKVCAAIDEAAGKGVQLIVFPETFVPYYPYFSFVRAPVASGADHMRLYEQAVAVPGPVTHAVAERARLHGMVVVLGVNERDHGSLYNTQLIFDVDGRLAVKRRKITPTFHERMIWGQGDAAGLKVAQTGVGRVGALACWEHYNPLARYALMTQHEEIHCSQFPGSLVGPIFAEQIEVTIRHHALESGCFVVNATGWLTDAQIESITGDPNLQKALRGGCNTAIVSPEGQHLAEPLRAGEGMVIADLDMSLITKRKRMMDSVGHYARPELLSLAINDRPATTVTPMGSSASAARDFEGNCHERERETVGAEPAIDD, from the coding sequence ATGTCCGACAAACGCATCGTCCGGGCGGCGGCTGTCCAGATCGCCCCCGATCTGGAACGCGCCGGCGGTACGCTCGACAAGGTCTGTGCGGCGATCGACGAGGCCGCCGGCAAAGGTGTTCAGCTGATCGTCTTCCCTGAAACGTTCGTGCCGTACTACCCGTACTTCTCGTTTGTGCGGGCGCCGGTCGCATCCGGTGCCGATCACATGCGGCTCTACGAGCAGGCCGTGGCGGTGCCGGGCCCCGTGACGCATGCGGTTGCCGAGCGTGCGCGCCTGCACGGGATGGTGGTCGTGCTCGGCGTGAACGAGCGCGACCACGGCAGCCTGTACAACACGCAGCTGATCTTCGACGTCGACGGACGCCTCGCGGTGAAGCGCCGCAAGATCACGCCGACGTTTCACGAACGGATGATCTGGGGACAGGGAGACGCGGCCGGACTCAAGGTTGCGCAGACCGGTGTCGGGCGGGTCGGTGCGCTCGCGTGCTGGGAGCACTACAACCCGCTCGCCCGTTATGCGCTGATGACGCAGCACGAGGAAATTCATTGCAGTCAGTTTCCCGGTTCGCTGGTCGGCCCGATCTTCGCGGAACAGATCGAAGTCACGATCCGCCACCACGCGCTGGAGTCCGGGTGCTTTGTCGTCAATGCAACCGGCTGGCTGACGGACGCCCAGATCGAGTCGATCACGGGCGATCCGAATCTGCAGAAAGCCCTGCGTGGCGGATGCAATACCGCGATCGTGTCCCCGGAGGGTCAGCATCTGGCCGAGCCGCTGCGCGCCGGCGAAGGGATGGTGATCGCCGATCTGGACATGTCGCTGATCACCAAGCGCAAGCGAATGATGGATTCGGTCGGCCACTATGCGCGGCCGGAACTGCTGAGTCTTGCCATCAACGATCGGCCGGCGACGACGGTGACCCCGATGGGGAGCAGCGCGTCGGCCGCGCGCGACTTCGAGGGAAATTGCCATGAGCGCGAACGCGAAACCGTCGGTGCAGAGCCGGCAATTGATGACTGA
- a CDS encoding MSMEG_0565 family glycosyltransferase — protein sequence MSRDALRIALLTHSVNPRGGVVHALELASALHLAGSDVTVFAPAAPGEAMFRDVPCRVVLARVDGRPRGVAEMVSARIAAIRRALLEHDAGGFDVLHAQDSITGNALAELKQSGAIDGFVRTVHHLDVFDDPRLERWQERAWREADQVLCVSAAWAVTMREKFGIDAGVVPNGVDVARFAGADHGDMQAVRQRFGLGSGPVVLAVGGIEQRKNSIALLEAFARLRSTLPGARLVIGGGASLLDHDAYARRFVARAAALGLGIGVDEPVVTTGPLDDAALVALMHCADVVSMVSIREGFGLVVLEGLACGKPVVVSEIEPFTEYLDEHACVWADPADVDSIADALRDALSGRRAPDFAHAVPALLNRFTWEASARKHLDIYLDRLAQRAQASSVE from the coding sequence ATGAGTCGCGACGCGTTGCGCATAGCGCTTCTTACCCACTCGGTCAATCCGCGTGGCGGTGTCGTGCACGCACTTGAACTGGCCAGTGCGCTGCACTTGGCGGGAAGCGACGTCACCGTATTTGCGCCGGCCGCGCCGGGTGAGGCGATGTTCCGCGATGTCCCGTGCCGCGTCGTGCTGGCACGCGTCGATGGCCGTCCGCGCGGCGTCGCGGAAATGGTGTCCGCGCGGATTGCCGCGATCAGGCGCGCATTGCTGGAGCACGATGCGGGCGGATTCGACGTCCTGCATGCGCAGGACAGCATCACGGGCAATGCACTGGCTGAACTGAAGCAGTCAGGCGCAATCGACGGGTTCGTACGGACCGTGCATCACCTCGACGTATTCGACGACCCGCGGCTCGAACGCTGGCAGGAACGCGCGTGGCGAGAGGCGGACCAGGTGCTGTGCGTGAGCGCTGCCTGGGCGGTCACGATGCGCGAGAAGTTCGGAATCGACGCAGGCGTGGTGCCCAACGGCGTCGACGTCGCCCGGTTCGCTGGTGCGGACCATGGGGACATGCAGGCAGTGCGGCAGCGGTTCGGCCTGGGCAGCGGGCCGGTTGTCCTGGCGGTCGGCGGGATCGAGCAGCGAAAAAACTCGATCGCGTTGCTCGAGGCGTTCGCACGCCTGCGCAGCACGTTGCCCGGTGCACGGCTCGTGATCGGCGGCGGCGCGAGCCTGCTTGACCACGATGCGTACGCGCGCCGCTTCGTCGCGCGCGCCGCTGCGCTCGGGCTGGGGATCGGCGTCGACGAACCCGTCGTGACGACGGGGCCGCTCGACGACGCGGCGCTGGTCGCGCTGATGCACTGCGCCGATGTGGTGTCGATGGTGTCGATCCGCGAGGGATTCGGTCTGGTCGTGCTCGAGGGGCTCGCCTGCGGAAAGCCCGTCGTCGTGTCCGAAATCGAACCCTTTACCGAGTATCTGGACGAGCACGCGTGTGTGTGGGCCGATCCCGCCGATGTGGATTCGATCGCCGACGCGCTGCGCGATGCGCTCTCGGGACGGCGTGCTCCCGATTTCGCACATGCCGTCCCCGCATTGCTGAACCGCTTCACATGGGAAGCGAGTGCGCGCAAACATCTGGATATCTACCTGGACAGGCTGGCGCAGCGTGCGCAAGCATCGTCCGTCGAATGA
- a CDS encoding M4 family metallopeptidase: MKKLSRLLSITAITLASLSAFAQAGDQPAAVDRALQLIQQNPSAFSLTTGSAARTLKFAAPQASAPTDGDQFRVRDVIVDPDGTEHVRFDRFYAGLPVIGGDVVVHSNQGQLKQASLTQPAPIDLAGKIGKVGDRFVVRNAPDVGAARVKRIAAARFNSDVRRIDDAELVVFARDVTPTLAYAVRVYGKATDAHGDAVLYYVDARTGTVLDAQDLIKTAAATGTGRSLYYGNLTLTTDQTGTNAYRMLDPTRGSGSVYDGRGLIAEDVEQASDLPIFTSSTNVWGNSSTTDRQTVAADIDYGLALTWDYYRTTHNRNGIFNDGRGVRSFAHVVFDTGSGTTGANAAWMPSHIMVYGDGQSGTSLPKPVVSVDVAGHEMSHGVTEATANLNYSSDAGGLNESTSDIFGTLVKFYANNPNDPGNYVIGARVVSGGLRKMYKQDLDGRSFSCYPSGGFSWSNPRHDPHFTSGVGNRFFYLLSEGPAVPSTDTGLSRTQLVCNGDTTFSGLGREKAGKIWYRTLTVYLNANSSYPSARRASIQAANDLYGANSTESATVARAWSAVGVN; encoded by the coding sequence ATGAAGAAACTGTCTCGTCTGCTGTCCATCACCGCGATTACCCTCGCCAGTCTCAGCGCTTTTGCCCAAGCCGGCGACCAGCCGGCCGCGGTCGACAGGGCGCTGCAACTGATCCAGCAGAACCCGTCCGCCTTCAGCCTGACTACCGGCAGCGCCGCTCGCACCTTGAAGTTCGCGGCGCCGCAGGCGAGCGCGCCGACGGACGGCGACCAGTTCCGGGTGCGCGACGTGATCGTCGATCCCGACGGCACCGAGCACGTGCGTTTCGACCGCTTCTACGCGGGTCTGCCCGTGATCGGCGGCGACGTCGTCGTCCATTCGAACCAGGGGCAGCTGAAGCAAGCGAGCCTGACCCAGCCCGCGCCGATCGATCTCGCCGGCAAGATCGGCAAGGTCGGCGACCGCTTCGTGGTGCGCAACGCGCCCGACGTGGGCGCGGCCAGGGTCAAGCGCATCGCGGCCGCGCGTTTCAACTCCGACGTGCGCCGCATCGATGACGCGGAGCTCGTCGTGTTCGCGCGCGACGTCACGCCGACGCTGGCCTACGCGGTACGCGTATACGGGAAGGCGACCGACGCGCACGGCGACGCCGTGCTGTACTACGTCGACGCGCGCACGGGCACCGTGCTCGACGCGCAGGACCTGATCAAGACCGCCGCCGCGACCGGCACCGGCCGCTCGCTGTACTACGGCAACCTGACGCTGACCACCGACCAGACCGGCACGAACGCGTACCGGATGCTCGATCCGACCCGCGGCAGCGGCTCCGTCTACGACGGCCGCGGGCTGATCGCGGAGGATGTCGAGCAAGCGAGCGACCTGCCGATCTTCACGAGCAGCACGAACGTGTGGGGCAACAGCTCGACCACCGACCGGCAAACCGTCGCCGCCGATATCGACTACGGCCTCGCGTTGACTTGGGACTACTACAGGACTACGCACAACCGTAACGGCATCTTCAACGACGGGCGCGGCGTGAGGAGTTTCGCGCACGTGGTGTTCGACACCGGCAGCGGCACGACCGGCGCGAACGCGGCATGGATGCCGTCGCACATCATGGTGTACGGCGACGGCCAGTCGGGCACGAGCCTGCCGAAGCCGGTCGTATCGGTCGACGTGGCCGGGCACGAGATGAGCCACGGCGTGACCGAGGCCACCGCCAACCTGAACTATTCGAGCGACGCCGGCGGCCTGAACGAATCGACGTCCGACATCTTCGGCACGCTCGTGAAGTTCTACGCGAACAACCCGAACGATCCCGGCAACTACGTGATCGGCGCGCGCGTGGTGAGCGGCGGCCTGCGCAAGATGTACAAGCAGGATCTCGATGGCCGGTCGTTCAGCTGCTATCCGTCCGGCGGTTTCTCGTGGTCGAATCCGCGCCACGATCCGCACTTCACGTCGGGCGTCGGCAACCGCTTCTTCTACCTGCTTTCGGAAGGCCCGGCGGTGCCGTCGACCGACACCGGCCTGTCGAGGACGCAGCTGGTCTGCAACGGCGACACGACCTTCAGCGGCCTCGGCCGCGAGAAGGCCGGCAAGATCTGGTACCGGACGCTGACCGTGTACCTGAACGCCAACTCGAGCTACCCGAGCGCGCGGCGTGCGTCGATCCAGGCGGCGAACGACCTGTATGGCGCGAACTCGACCGAGAGCGCCACGGTCGCGCGCGCGTGGAGTGCGGTCGGGGTGAATTGA
- a CDS encoding MSMEG_0570 family nitrogen starvation response protein, with product MPVMHFRVRWPDQSETNCYSPSTVVSEFFTPGTRYALDDFVERARRALGIASDRVREKYGFACSAAMDELARIEAHAERFAPQGDATVTVIELV from the coding sequence ATGCCGGTCATGCATTTTCGGGTTCGTTGGCCCGATCAGTCGGAAACCAATTGCTATTCGCCTTCGACCGTCGTGTCGGAATTCTTCACGCCCGGCACGCGATACGCGCTCGACGACTTCGTCGAGCGAGCCCGACGCGCGCTGGGTATCGCGTCCGATCGCGTACGCGAGAAATACGGGTTCGCGTGCTCGGCCGCGATGGACGAGCTGGCACGGATCGAAGCACACGCGGAACGGTTTGCGCCGCAGGGCGACGCGACCGTGACCGTCATCGAACTCGTTTGA
- a CDS encoding MSMEG_0567/Sll0786 family nitrogen starvation N-acetyltransferase produces MYCAEMGLADSRGTYRPSEYRIKWAELPWEIDEAYKLRRAVFCVEQGIFVGDDRDDIDRRAQLLVAVSCCAGLPEQVVGTVRIHETVPGTWMGSRLAVHPAFRRQGRIGSMLIALAVSSAHAEGCRTFVAHVQSQNVPLFRRLHWDALGEETLFGRPHQLMQAQLAHYPPCGTPYAGFVLRSEGRP; encoded by the coding sequence ATGTACTGCGCAGAGATGGGCCTGGCCGACAGCCGCGGCACGTATCGGCCTTCGGAGTACCGGATCAAATGGGCGGAGCTTCCGTGGGAAATCGACGAGGCGTACAAGCTGCGCCGGGCCGTATTCTGCGTCGAGCAGGGGATCTTCGTCGGCGACGATCGCGACGATATCGATCGTCGCGCGCAATTGCTGGTCGCGGTCAGCTGCTGCGCAGGGTTGCCCGAGCAGGTGGTCGGCACGGTGCGGATTCATGAAACCGTCCCCGGAACCTGGATGGGTTCGCGGCTGGCGGTACACCCCGCGTTTCGCCGGCAGGGCAGGATCGGCTCGATGCTGATCGCGCTGGCCGTCAGCAGCGCGCATGCCGAAGGTTGCCGCACATTCGTCGCGCACGTGCAATCGCAGAACGTGCCGTTGTTTCGTCGGCTTCACTGGGATGCGCTCGGCGAGGAAACGTTGTTCGGCCGCCCTCACCAGCTGATGCAGGCGCAACTTGCGCACTATCCGCCGTGTGGCACGCCGTACGCGGGCTTCGTCCTGCGCTCGGAGGGGCGGCCATGA
- a CDS encoding MSMEG_0572/Sll0783 family nitrogen starvation response protein — protein MPAVNQPLHKKGDFLVDYEEKVFEDVKAEPGEKALVTFHTVAFEGSIGFVNLLQATRLQRKGFETSVLLYGPGVTLGLQRGFPTLGDEAFPGHLNFNKQLVKFMEEGGKVYACRFALQALYGHGEASLIEGIRPINPLDVLDIQLLHRKENALVIHTWTV, from the coding sequence ATGCCCGCAGTGAATCAGCCTCTGCACAAGAAAGGAGATTTCCTCGTCGACTACGAGGAAAAAGTGTTCGAAGACGTCAAGGCGGAACCGGGCGAGAAGGCGCTCGTGACGTTCCACACGGTTGCATTCGAAGGGTCGATCGGCTTCGTCAACCTGCTGCAGGCGACACGCCTGCAACGCAAAGGGTTCGAGACGTCGGTGCTGCTCTACGGCCCCGGTGTGACGCTCGGCCTGCAGCGCGGATTTCCGACGCTCGGCGACGAGGCGTTTCCCGGTCACCTGAACTTCAACAAGCAGCTCGTCAAGTTCATGGAAGAAGGCGGGAAAGTCTACGCGTGCCGCTTTGCGCTGCAGGCGCTTTACGGGCACGGCGAAGCGTCGCTGATCGAGGGCATTCGACCGATCAATCCGCTCGACGTGCTGGATATCCAGCTGCTTCACCGCAAGGAGAACGCGCTGGTCATCCACACCTGGACCGTTTGA
- a CDS encoding PLP-dependent aminotransferase family protein: MDYAIHHWSKRLLESRKPAYLLIPDLIEEDLTAGRLKPRDRLPGLRDLASALNLNYTTVARAYAEARRRGLLDSRAGSGTFVRGPTRTIPLSGGSSIEMSMNMPPEPPEMARRLQQSAAALFDAADPYQLMRYQDFGGTPADRAAGRAWLANRLPGCSGDAVLVCPGIHSALVALISRLARRGDSICLDSLAYPGIKAIASQLGVQLQPLPRDDDGPLPHAFESLCRSGRPAALYCNPTLQNPSTLTIPFRRREALADIATRYNVPIIEDDAYAMLPQSAPPPLALLAPELTYYVTGMSKNLGAGLRIAYLLAPTVREAQRIAGALRATTVMPSPFTMLLSTQWVNDGTAGEMLAAIRSEAHARQAIARRILGAWPFDAHPDGFHLWLPIPRECLWTAPDLAQHLRSRSVAAVASAAFSTDGDPPAAIRICLGGPQSQEQCLDGLQLVADALVDAHHLYGAAM, translated from the coding sequence ATGGATTACGCCATCCATCATTGGTCGAAGCGCCTGTTGGAAAGCAGGAAACCGGCGTATCTGCTGATCCCCGACCTCATCGAGGAAGATCTCACTGCAGGCCGGCTTAAACCGCGCGACCGCCTGCCCGGGCTGCGCGATCTCGCCAGTGCGCTGAACCTGAACTACACGACGGTGGCCCGCGCTTATGCTGAAGCTCGCCGACGCGGCTTGCTCGATTCGCGAGCAGGAAGCGGCACGTTCGTGCGCGGCCCGACGCGAACGATTCCGCTGTCGGGCGGGAGCAGCATCGAAATGTCGATGAACATGCCGCCCGAGCCGCCCGAGATGGCCAGGCGGCTGCAGCAATCGGCTGCGGCATTGTTCGATGCAGCGGATCCTTACCAGCTGATGCGATACCAGGATTTCGGCGGCACACCGGCGGATCGCGCCGCCGGACGCGCGTGGCTGGCCAATCGCCTGCCCGGCTGCAGCGGCGACGCCGTACTGGTCTGCCCGGGCATCCACAGCGCCCTCGTCGCGCTCATCTCCAGGCTTGCGCGCCGCGGCGATTCGATCTGCCTCGATTCGCTCGCTTACCCCGGCATCAAGGCTATCGCGTCACAATTGGGCGTGCAGTTGCAGCCGCTGCCACGGGACGACGACGGACCGTTGCCGCATGCGTTCGAATCGCTCTGCAGAAGCGGACGGCCTGCCGCGCTGTACTGCAACCCGACCCTGCAGAACCCGAGCACGCTCACGATACCGTTCAGACGCCGCGAAGCGCTGGCCGATATCGCGACGCGCTACAACGTGCCCATCATCGAGGACGACGCCTACGCGATGCTGCCGCAGAGCGCGCCGCCGCCATTGGCATTGCTGGCGCCCGAGCTGACCTACTATGTGACCGGCATGTCGAAGAATCTCGGCGCCGGGCTGCGAATCGCTTACCTGCTGGCGCCGACGGTGCGCGAAGCACAGCGTATCGCCGGTGCATTGCGCGCCACGACCGTGATGCCGAGTCCGTTCACGATGCTGCTGTCCACGCAATGGGTCAACGACGGCACGGCAGGCGAGATGCTGGCCGCGATTCGATCGGAGGCGCATGCACGGCAGGCGATTGCAAGGCGGATTCTCGGCGCATGGCCTTTCGATGCACATCCCGACGGTTTCCATCTCTGGTTGCCGATTCCGCGCGAGTGCCTGTGGACTGCCCCCGATCTGGCGCAGCATCTGCGGAGTCGAAGCGTCGCCGCCGTGGCAAGCGCGGCATTTTCGACGGACGGCGACCCGCCGGCCGCGATCCGCATCTGCCTCGGCGGGCCGCAGAGCCAGGAGCAATGCCTGGACGGTTTGCAGCTCGTCGCGGATGCATTGGTCGACGCACATCATCTTTACGGTGCGGCGATGTAG
- a CDS encoding MSMEG_0569 family flavin-dependent oxidoreductase, giving the protein MSSEPVVSSSLPDIDSRLGVAVIGGGQAGLSISYYLKQAGIDHLVFEKETVTHTWRKQRWDAFCLVTPNWQCALPGYPYRGADPHGFMTKDEIVDYLDGFIRSVDAPVLEHTAVERVTRDADGRYRIATSRGAYTADQVVVASGGYHRPIVPRMAERLPATIVQIQSSEYRNPAALPDGPVLVVGSGQSGAQIAEDLHLAGRKVFLAVGDAPRCARFYRGRDVVDWLADMQYYDMPVDAHPLREGVRDNTNHYVTGRDGGRDIDLRRFAAEGMELYGRLEDFADGQFRFSADLSAQLDSADDTYNRINAGIDAHIEKNGIAAPPATRYEPVWRPAAERTALDLAASGIASVVWCIGFTPDFSWLDAPVFNGRGYPAHRRGVTPVPGLYFVGLPWLYTWGSGRFSGVARDAAHIVDLIQAEMTAARRSAESVAA; this is encoded by the coding sequence ATGTCAAGCGAACCCGTTGTTTCATCCAGCCTCCCGGACATCGATTCCCGTCTCGGCGTAGCCGTCATCGGCGGCGGGCAGGCGGGATTGTCGATCAGCTACTACCTGAAGCAGGCAGGCATCGATCATCTCGTATTCGAAAAAGAGACCGTGACGCACACGTGGCGCAAGCAGCGCTGGGACGCGTTCTGTCTCGTGACGCCGAACTGGCAGTGTGCGCTGCCGGGCTATCCGTATCGCGGTGCCGATCCGCACGGCTTCATGACGAAGGACGAGATCGTCGACTATCTCGACGGATTCATCCGAAGCGTCGATGCACCTGTGCTGGAACACACCGCCGTCGAACGTGTGACGCGCGACGCGGACGGACGCTATCGCATCGCGACGTCGCGCGGCGCGTACACCGCGGATCAGGTTGTCGTTGCATCCGGCGGCTACCATCGACCGATCGTGCCGCGGATGGCCGAGCGGCTTCCGGCAACGATCGTGCAGATCCAGTCGTCGGAATACCGGAATCCAGCCGCGTTGCCGGACGGACCGGTTCTCGTGGTCGGATCGGGGCAGTCGGGCGCGCAGATCGCGGAAGACCTCCATCTCGCCGGGCGAAAGGTGTTTCTCGCGGTTGGCGATGCGCCTCGCTGTGCCCGTTTCTACCGGGGCAGGGACGTCGTCGACTGGCTGGCCGACATGCAGTACTACGACATGCCGGTCGATGCGCATCCGCTGCGCGAAGGCGTGCGCGACAACACCAACCACTATGTGACCGGCCGCGATGGCGGGCGCGATATCGATCTGCGCCGCTTTGCCGCCGAAGGGATGGAGCTGTATGGCCGGCTGGAGGATTTTGCCGACGGGCAGTTCCGATTCTCCGCGGATCTGTCGGCGCAGCTCGACAGCGCCGACGATACGTACAACCGGATCAATGCCGGCATCGACGCCCATATCGAGAAGAACGGGATCGCGGCGCCGCCTGCGACGCGCTATGAACCCGTGTGGCGTCCGGCCGCCGAGCGCACGGCGCTCGATCTCGCGGCCAGCGGCATCGCATCGGTCGTCTGGTGCATCGGTTTCACCCCGGATTTCAGCTGGCTGGATGCACCGGTATTCAACGGCCGCGGCTATCCCGCGCACCGGCGCGGCGTGACGCCGGTTCCGGGGCTCTACTTCGTCGGGCTGCCCTGGCTATACACGTGGGGTTCGGGGCGATTCTCCGGGGTTGCGCGCGATGCCGCCCATATCGTCGACCTGATCCAGGCCGAGATGACGGCCGCGCGGCGCTCGGCCGAAAGCGTGGCCGCCTGA